The following are encoded in a window of bacterium genomic DNA:
- a CDS encoding phosphomannomutase, whose translation MPSLPSCIKAYDIRGRVPQDLDADLAHRLGRALAARIGAGTLAVGRDCRTSSPDLAAAVGAGLAEGGCDVRELGLCATEQVYHAVIAGKLAGGVMVTASHNPLGWNGMKIVSADAVPVSGDSGLHAIGRAAVEGGFPVAPRRGSTSPLDVGGEYRDFLLGCVDAKSLPALTIVADAGHGCAGPVLDLLEPHLPVKLIKLRHEPDGTFPTGVPNPLLPENRALTAAAVREHGADLGLAWDGDADRCFFFDETGAFVEGYYLVGLLARAALRREPGGRIVHDPRLVWNTIDTVREAGGVPLQNKTGHAFMKERMRAEDAVYGGEMSAHHYFREFRWCDSGMLPWLRVLEEMGRTAQPLSALVGRMQSAYPASGEINRRPADPQRAVAAVAERWRDRAVAVDRTDGLSLDLGEWRLNLRESNTEPVLRLNVESRGDAALMREMTDAVLAVIDGAGGGGAS comes from the coding sequence GTGCCGTCCCTTCCCTCCTGCATCAAGGCCTACGACATCCGGGGGCGGGTCCCGCAGGATCTCGACGCGGACCTGGCGCACCGTCTGGGGCGGGCCCTGGCCGCCCGGATCGGGGCCGGGACGCTGGCCGTCGGTCGCGACTGCCGCACCAGCAGCCCCGACCTGGCGGCCGCCGTCGGCGCCGGCCTCGCCGAGGGCGGCTGCGACGTCCGCGAACTCGGCCTCTGCGCCACCGAACAGGTCTACCACGCCGTGATCGCCGGGAAGCTGGCCGGCGGCGTCATGGTCACCGCCAGCCATAACCCGTTGGGCTGGAACGGGATGAAGATCGTGTCGGCCGATGCGGTCCCCGTCAGCGGCGACAGCGGCCTGCACGCGATCGGGCGCGCCGCCGTCGAAGGCGGCTTTCCCGTCGCCCCGCGCCGGGGCTCGACATCGCCGCTGGACGTCGGCGGCGAGTACCGGGATTTCCTGCTGGGGTGCGTCGATGCCAAATCCCTGCCGGCCCTGACCATCGTCGCCGACGCGGGGCACGGCTGCGCCGGTCCCGTGCTGGACCTGCTGGAGCCGCACCTGCCGGTGAAGCTGATCAAGCTGCGCCACGAGCCCGACGGGACCTTCCCCACGGGCGTGCCCAACCCCCTGCTGCCGGAGAACCGCGCCCTGACGGCGGCCGCCGTCCGCGAGCACGGCGCCGACCTCGGGCTGGCCTGGGACGGCGACGCCGACCGCTGCTTCTTCTTCGACGAGACCGGCGCGTTCGTCGAGGGGTACTACCTGGTCGGCCTGCTCGCCCGGGCGGCGCTGCGCCGCGAGCCCGGCGGCCGCATCGTGCACGACCCGCGGCTGGTCTGGAACACGATCGACACGGTGCGGGAGGCGGGCGGCGTGCCGCTGCAGAACAAGACCGGCCACGCCTTCATGAAGGAGCGGATGCGCGCCGAGGACGCCGTCTACGGCGGCGAGATGTCGGCCCACCACTACTTCCGCGAATTCCGCTGGTGCGACAGCGGCATGCTCCCTTGGCTGCGCGTGCTCGAGGAGATGGGCCGCACCGCCCAGCCGCTGTCGGCCCTGGTCGGGCGGATGCAGTCCGCCTACCCGGCCAGCGGCGAGATCAACCGGCGCCCGGCGGACCCGCAGCGGGCCGTGGCGGCCGTCGCCGAACGCTGGCGCGACCGGGCGGTCGCGGTGGACCGCACCGACGGTCTCTCGCTGGACCTGGGGGAGTGGCGCCTGAACCTGAGGGAGTCGAACACCGAGCCGGTGCTGCGCCTGAACGTGGAATCGCGCGGCGACGCGGCGCTGATGCGGGAGATGACCGACGCGGTCCTGGCCGTGATCGACGGGGCCGGCGGCGGGGGCGCGTCGTGA
- a CDS encoding heavy metal translocating P-type ATPase encodes MPNQPVQATLPVLGMHCAGCAASIEKALARDTPGVLDAAVNLADNTVTVSYDPARVEAATLAAAVAAAGFELVLPAPGTTAEEAGRAARRLEEAGHRREFLVGAVFTVPLFLLSMARDLGFPAPWLHAAWMPWLLGALATPVQLVTGRTFYVGAWRGLRAGAANMDTLVTLGAGAAYLHAVALLVAPGLGGHPGFETAAVILTLVRLGKLLEARARGRAGDAIASLLALAPERATLLRDGVERDVPVSDLRPGDVVRVRPGERVPVDGLVCEGIAAVDESMFTGEPLPADRVPGDEVLGGSIDRDGLLTVRVTAVGEQTALARVTALVRRAQQSKAPVQRLADRVAAVFVPAIASLALLVFAGWWIFGGDFAPALTRLIAVLVVACPCALGLATPTAVMVGTGLAARHGVLFRDAAALERAHRVNTLLVDKTGTLTEGRPEATDWIVAAGSGTTPDEFAALVRAAESPSEHPVGRALAAGLRHDATPSATSFRAVPGHGVTAVVDGRDVRVGKPAWIAPLGAPADLQAAADRLAGEGRTVMLVEVDGNVDGLVAVRDTLRPEAAAAVQDLEALGVDVIMLTGDGPLAAAAVARELGIGQVFDSATPQDKAAVVGGFLADCCTVGMVGDGVNDAPALATADVGFAVGHGSHIAIEAADVTLVRGGLDAVRRARELSRLTMRTVRQNLAWAFGYNLVLIPVAAGALHGAGGLPAALRDFHPMLAAAAMAFSSVSVVLNSLRLGRRRLA; translated from the coding sequence TTGCCGAACCAGCCCGTCCAGGCCACCCTCCCCGTGCTCGGGATGCACTGCGCCGGCTGCGCCGCCTCCATCGAGAAGGCGCTCGCCCGCGACACGCCGGGCGTGCTCGACGCCGCGGTCAACCTCGCCGACAACACCGTCACCGTGAGTTACGACCCCGCTCGCGTCGAGGCCGCCACACTGGCCGCCGCGGTCGCCGCCGCCGGTTTCGAACTGGTGCTGCCCGCGCCGGGGACGACCGCCGAGGAGGCGGGTCGGGCGGCCCGTCGCCTGGAGGAGGCCGGCCACCGGCGCGAATTCCTGGTCGGCGCCGTCTTCACCGTCCCCCTGTTCCTGCTCTCGATGGCCCGCGACCTGGGATTCCCCGCGCCCTGGCTCCACGCCGCCTGGATGCCTTGGCTGCTGGGCGCCTTGGCCACGCCCGTGCAACTGGTGACCGGGCGCACCTTCTACGTGGGGGCCTGGCGCGGCCTGCGCGCCGGCGCCGCCAACATGGACACGCTGGTGACGCTGGGCGCCGGCGCGGCCTACCTGCACGCCGTCGCGCTGCTCGTCGCGCCCGGTCTCGGCGGGCATCCCGGCTTCGAGACCGCGGCGGTGATCCTGACCCTGGTGCGCCTGGGCAAGCTGCTGGAGGCCCGGGCCCGCGGCCGCGCGGGCGACGCCATCGCCTCCCTGCTGGCCCTCGCGCCGGAGCGGGCCACCCTGCTGCGCGACGGCGTCGAGCGCGACGTGCCGGTGTCCGACCTGCGGCCCGGCGACGTGGTGCGCGTGCGGCCCGGCGAACGCGTCCCCGTCGACGGCCTGGTGTGCGAGGGGATCGCCGCCGTGGACGAGAGCATGTTCACCGGCGAACCCCTGCCGGCGGACCGCGTTCCCGGCGACGAGGTCCTCGGCGGCTCGATCGACCGCGACGGCCTGCTGACCGTGCGCGTGACGGCCGTGGGCGAGCAGACCGCGCTGGCGCGCGTGACCGCCCTGGTCCGCCGCGCCCAGCAGAGCAAGGCGCCGGTGCAGCGCCTGGCCGACCGGGTCGCCGCCGTGTTCGTGCCGGCGATCGCGAGTCTGGCCCTGCTCGTCTTCGCGGGCTGGTGGATCTTCGGCGGCGACTTCGCGCCGGCCCTGACGCGCCTGATCGCGGTGCTGGTGGTCGCCTGCCCCTGCGCCCTCGGTCTGGCGACGCCCACCGCCGTGATGGTCGGCACCGGGCTGGCCGCCCGCCACGGCGTGCTGTTCCGCGACGCCGCCGCCCTGGAGCGGGCCCACCGCGTCAACACCCTGCTGGTGGACAAGACCGGCACGCTCACCGAGGGCCGGCCCGAGGCCACCGACTGGATCGTGGCCGCGGGCTCGGGCACGACCCCGGACGAGTTCGCGGCGCTGGTGCGGGCCGCCGAATCCCCTTCGGAACACCCGGTCGGGCGGGCCCTGGCCGCGGGCCTCCGGCACGACGCGACGCCGTCCGCGACCTCGTTCCGGGCGGTGCCCGGCCACGGCGTCACGGCGGTGGTCGACGGTCGCGACGTGCGCGTGGGCAAGCCCGCCTGGATCGCGCCGCTGGGCGCGCCCGCCGACCTGCAGGCAGCCGCCGACCGGCTGGCCGGCGAGGGCAGGACCGTGATGCTGGTCGAGGTGGACGGGAACGTCGACGGGCTCGTCGCCGTGCGGGACACGCTGCGCCCGGAGGCGGCCGCGGCCGTCCAGGACCTCGAGGCGCTCGGCGTCGACGTGATCATGCTGACGGGCGACGGGCCGCTCGCGGCGGCCGCCGTCGCGCGGGAGTTGGGCATCGGGCAGGTGTTCGACTCGGCGACGCCACAGGACAAGGCCGCCGTCGTGGGCGGGTTCCTCGCGGACTGCTGCACGGTCGGGATGGTCGGCGACGGCGTCAACGACGCGCCCGCCCTGGCGACCGCCGACGTGGGCTTCGCCGTGGGGCACGGCAGCCACATCGCCATCGAGGCCGCGGACGTGACCCTGGTGCGGGGCGGCCTGGACGCCGTGCGGCGGGCCCGCGAGCTGAGCCGGCTGACCATGCGCACGGTGCGCCAGAACCTGGCCTGGGCGTTCGGCTACAACCTGGTGCTGATCCCGGTGGCGGCCGGCGCCCTGCACGGCGCGGGCGGGCTGCCCGCCGCGCTGCGGGACTTCCACCCCATGCTCGCGGCCGCAGCCATGGCTTTCAGTTCGGTATCGGTGGTGCTGAACAGCCTGCGCCTGGGACGGCGCCGGCTCGCCTGA
- a CDS encoding hemerythrin domain-containing protein, which produces MRPLEWDVRFGTGLAALDADHREFLALQNGLLEARGCGRGHRVLHQVLEQLIAWAEVHQAREEAMFDASGYPAAARHRAEHARLLASARNLRQRHALDLERLTRAVLGLFDYWWKRHILEHDLEFGRYLAAPAPTVSADVTVDATV; this is translated from the coding sequence GTGAGGCCGCTGGAATGGGACGTGCGGTTCGGCACGGGGCTCGCGGCGCTCGACGCGGACCACCGCGAGTTCCTCGCCCTGCAGAACGGGTTGCTCGAGGCCCGCGGCTGTGGCCGCGGGCACCGCGTGCTGCACCAGGTCCTGGAGCAGCTGATCGCCTGGGCCGAAGTCCACCAGGCGCGCGAGGAGGCGATGTTCGACGCGTCCGGCTACCCCGCCGCCGCGCGGCACCGCGCCGAGCACGCGCGGCTGCTCGCGTCGGCGCGCAACCTGCGCCAGCGGCACGCCCTGGACCTGGAGCGCCTGACGCGCGCGGTGCTGGGCCTCTTCGACTACTGGTGGAAGCGCCACATCCTGGAGCACGATCTGGAATTCGGCCGCTACCTGGCTGCGCCGGCGCCGACGGTGTCCGCGGACGTGACGGTCGACGCTACGGTTTAA
- a CDS encoding bacteriohemerythrin produces the protein MSAIVWKDDLELGLPLIDEQHRRLVDRYNELAAAYRRREADAELAHRLGVLLDCAAVHFVSEETLMEELGYVGLAEHREEHQDLLQRVRRFQTVLAEGRQTVTLPVLQYLQHWLLGHIRGADADFGKAARRVVAEALVAQPS, from the coding sequence ATGAGCGCCATCGTGTGGAAGGACGATCTGGAACTGGGTCTGCCGCTGATCGACGAGCAGCACCGGCGGCTCGTCGACCGCTACAACGAACTCGCCGCCGCCTACCGGCGCCGCGAGGCGGACGCGGAACTCGCCCACCGGCTGGGAGTCCTGCTGGATTGCGCGGCCGTCCATTTCGTCTCCGAAGAGACGCTGATGGAGGAGCTGGGCTACGTCGGCCTGGCGGAGCACCGCGAGGAGCACCAGGACCTGCTGCAACGCGTGCGGCGGTTCCAGACCGTCCTGGCCGAAGGCCGGCAGACCGTCACCCTGCCGGTCCTGCAGTACCTCCAGCACTGGCTGCTCGGCCACATCCGCGGTGCCGACGCCGATTTCGGCAAGGCCGCCCGCCGGGTCGTCGCCGAGGCCCTGGTCGCCCAGCCGAGTTGA